A single window of Streptomyces griseoviridis DNA harbors:
- a CDS encoding GntR family transcriptional regulator, with protein MATRHEEIADELRRAIDREQYTVGSRLPAETDLAARYAVSRGTIRQAVAALTAEGLIGSRQGARRVVLASRRSQSFAELRSFAQWAAAMGREATGRVAAQEYRPATAQDAARLQLTEGTRVLHVLRVRGLDGEPVLLERTVYADWIAPAVEGIDPDAPSVTQLLFDTTGLVFAYGEHVIDAVAAGARDAELLDVRRSSPLLRVRRVTTTREGRPVEWSDDRYRSDAVSFSVHNSTASNALARKTAE; from the coding sequence GTGGCGACGCGACACGAGGAGATCGCCGACGAACTGCGGCGGGCGATCGACCGCGAGCAGTACACGGTCGGCAGCAGACTGCCCGCCGAGACGGACCTGGCCGCCCGGTACGCCGTCTCGCGCGGCACGATCCGCCAGGCGGTCGCCGCGCTGACCGCCGAGGGCCTGATCGGCTCCCGGCAGGGCGCCCGCCGGGTGGTGCTCGCCAGCCGCCGCAGCCAGAGCTTCGCCGAACTGCGCAGTTTCGCCCAGTGGGCGGCGGCGATGGGGCGCGAGGCGACCGGCCGGGTCGCCGCCCAGGAGTACCGGCCGGCCACGGCACAGGACGCGGCCCGCCTCCAACTCACCGAAGGCACCAGGGTGCTGCACGTCCTGCGGGTGCGCGGCCTGGACGGCGAACCGGTGCTCCTCGAACGCACCGTGTACGCCGACTGGATAGCGCCGGCCGTCGAGGGCATCGACCCGGACGCCCCCTCCGTCACCCAACTCCTCTTCGACACCACGGGACTTGTCTTCGCCTACGGCGAGCACGTCATCGACGCCGTCGCCGCGGGCGCCCGGGACGCCGAACTCCTCGACGTCCGCCGCAGCAGCCCGCTGCTGCGCGTCCGCCGGGTCACCACGACCCGCGAGGGGCGCCCGGTGGAGTGGTCGGACGACCGCTACCGCTCGGACGCCGTCAGCTTCAGCGTGCACAACTCCACGGCCAGCAACGCCCTCGCCCGCAAGACGGCCGAGTGA
- a CDS encoding MFS transporter gives MSDVLPRPAGAGGPAVPRPGAVVAVLAFAGIVVSLMQTLVIPIVPQLPKLLDAPASDTAWAVTATLLAAAVATPVVGRLGDMFGKRRMLLVSVVLLISGSVICALSDTLVPMIVGRAVQGLAAAVVPLGISIMRDELPAERLAGSTALMSASLGVGGALGLPTAALIADHFDWHVLFWASAGLGVVALALVAVFVPESAVRTGGRFDLVGGIGMATGLISLLLAISKGADWGWTSSTTLGLFAVAVLVLVAWGFFELRTSEPLVDLRTTARRQVLVTNLASIAIGFSMFAMSLVLPQLLQLPVQTGFGLGKSLLTAGLVMAPSGLVMMVFAPVSAAVSKAKGPKVTLMIGALIVASGYALNIVLMSEVWHLVLVSCVIGAGIGFTYGAMPALIMGAVDPSETAAANSLNTLMRSIGTSVASAIAGVILSQMTISLGGYALPSENGFKVVMSIGAGAALLAFVVASFIPRRRPAAPVAVSPAPTETSSVS, from the coding sequence ATGTCCGACGTTCTCCCCAGACCCGCCGGCGCGGGCGGCCCGGCCGTACCGCGGCCGGGCGCCGTGGTGGCGGTGCTGGCCTTCGCCGGGATCGTCGTCTCGCTGATGCAGACCCTGGTCATCCCGATCGTGCCGCAGCTGCCGAAGCTGCTGGACGCCCCGGCCTCCGACACCGCCTGGGCCGTCACCGCGACGCTGCTGGCCGCCGCGGTGGCCACGCCGGTGGTGGGCAGGCTCGGGGACATGTTCGGCAAGCGGCGGATGCTGCTGGTGAGCGTGGTGCTGCTGATCTCGGGGTCGGTGATCTGCGCGCTCAGCGACACCCTGGTGCCGATGATCGTCGGGCGTGCGGTGCAGGGCCTCGCGGCGGCGGTCGTGCCGCTGGGCATCAGCATCATGCGCGACGAGCTGCCCGCGGAGCGGCTCGCCGGGTCGACCGCGCTGATGAGCGCCTCGCTGGGCGTCGGCGGCGCGCTGGGTCTGCCCACGGCGGCCCTGATAGCCGACCACTTCGACTGGCACGTCCTGTTCTGGGCGTCGGCCGGCCTCGGCGTGGTGGCCCTGGCGCTGGTCGCGGTGTTCGTGCCGGAGTCCGCGGTGCGCACCGGCGGCCGCTTCGACCTGGTCGGCGGCATCGGTATGGCGACCGGCCTGATCTCGCTGCTGCTGGCGATCTCCAAGGGCGCCGACTGGGGCTGGACCAGCTCCACGACGCTCGGCCTGTTCGCCGTGGCCGTGCTGGTGCTGGTGGCGTGGGGCTTCTTCGAGCTGCGCACCTCGGAGCCCTTGGTCGACCTGCGCACCACGGCCCGCCGTCAGGTGCTGGTGACCAACCTCGCCTCGATCGCGATCGGCTTCTCGATGTTCGCGATGTCCCTGGTGCTGCCGCAGCTGCTCCAGCTGCCCGTCCAGACCGGCTTCGGCCTGGGCAAGTCGCTGCTGACGGCCGGTCTGGTGATGGCGCCCTCCGGGCTCGTGATGATGGTGTTCGCGCCGGTGTCGGCCGCCGTCTCCAAGGCGAAGGGCCCGAAGGTGACGCTGATGATCGGCGCCCTGATCGTGGCCTCCGGGTACGCCCTGAACATCGTGCTGATGTCCGAGGTCTGGCACCTGGTGCTGGTGTCCTGTGTGATCGGCGCCGGCATCGGCTTCACGTACGGCGCGATGCCGGCCCTGATCATGGGCGCCGTCGACCCGTCGGAGACGGCAGCGGCCAACAGCCTCAACACGCTGATGCGGTCGATCGGTACGTCGGTCGCGAGCGCGATCGCCGGAGTGATCCTGTCGCAGATGACGATCAGCCTCGGTGGCTACGCCCTGCCGTCGGAGAACGGCTTCAAGGTCGTCATGTCGATCGGCGCGGGCGCCGCGCTGCTGGCCTTCGTGGTCGCGTCGTTCATCCCGCGCCGACGCCCCGCGGCCCCGGTCGCGGTCTCCCCCGCGCCGACGGAGACGTCTTCGGTGAGCTGA
- a CDS encoding AAA family ATPase produces the protein MPSAVLPASDVPQLDTAADLLTLLRDTTTEPRPDSQLEALALAVAADLPVLLWGEPGIGKTAALTQLAAELELPLTTVIASVHEPSDFAGLPVVGDDPAEQGVPMAPPDWAVRLVRAGRGLLFLDELSTAPPAVQAALLRLVLERRVGALRLPPGIRIVAAANPRSSAADGWELSPPLANRFVHLKWTHDHEVVVRGLGGTWPRATLPRLDPQRLGDAVDFARLAVCALLAARPTLVHRLPADETRRGGAWPSPRSWDMTLTLIAFATAASSSRDVLSLLVRGTVGDGPGLELLASLDRLDLPDPEDVLADPAGAELPDRGDLRQAVLDGVVAAVRERPDRARWDAAWTLLVRAAETGPRDLVVVPATTLAALRREEWDVPASIERLAGVVSLSAQADRVADRTAARTAARTGR, from the coding sequence ATGCCCTCTGCCGTCCTGCCCGCCTCTGACGTCCCCCAACTCGACACCGCAGCAGACCTGTTGACCCTCCTGCGGGACACCACCACCGAGCCGCGCCCCGACAGCCAGCTGGAGGCCCTCGCTCTCGCCGTCGCCGCCGACCTGCCCGTCCTGCTGTGGGGCGAGCCGGGAATCGGCAAGACCGCCGCGCTGACCCAGCTGGCCGCTGAACTGGAGCTGCCGCTCACCACGGTCATCGCCAGCGTCCACGAGCCCTCCGACTTCGCCGGGCTGCCCGTGGTCGGCGACGACCCCGCCGAACAGGGCGTCCCGATGGCCCCGCCGGACTGGGCGGTGCGGCTCGTGCGGGCCGGCCGCGGACTGCTGTTCCTGGACGAGCTGTCCACCGCCCCGCCCGCCGTGCAGGCCGCTCTGCTGCGCCTCGTGCTGGAACGGAGGGTCGGCGCGCTGCGGCTGCCGCCTGGCATCCGGATCGTGGCCGCCGCCAACCCGCGCTCATCCGCCGCCGACGGCTGGGAGTTGAGCCCGCCGCTCGCCAACCGCTTCGTCCACCTCAAGTGGACCCACGACCACGAGGTCGTCGTCCGGGGCCTCGGCGGGACCTGGCCCCGCGCCACCCTGCCCCGACTCGACCCCCAACGGCTCGGCGACGCCGTGGACTTCGCCCGCCTGGCCGTGTGCGCGCTGCTCGCCGCCCGGCCCACCCTCGTCCACCGGCTGCCCGCCGACGAGACCCGGCGCGGCGGTGCCTGGCCCTCACCGCGCAGTTGGGACATGACCCTCACCTTGATCGCCTTCGCGACCGCGGCAAGCTCCTCACGCGACGTCCTCTCCCTTCTGGTCCGCGGCACCGTCGGGGACGGCCCAGGGCTCGAACTCCTCGCGAGCCTCGACCGGTTGGACCTGCCTGACCCCGAGGACGTGCTCGCCGACCCGGCCGGCGCCGAGCTGCCCGACCGCGGCGATCTGCGGCAGGCGGTCCTCGACGGCGTCGTCGCCGCCGTCCGCGAACGTCCGGACAGGGCCCGCTGGGACGCCGCGTGGACGCTCCTGGTGCGCGCGGCCGAGACCGGCCCGCGCGACCTGGTGGTCGTCCCGGCGACCACACTCGCCGCGCTGCGCCGCGAGGAGTGGGACGTCCCCGCGTCGATCGAACGCCTCGCGGGCGTGGTGTCCCTGTCGGCCCAAGCCGACCGGGTCGCGGACCGCACGGCGGCCCGCACGGCCGCGAGGACGGGCCGGTGA
- a CDS encoding phosphotransferase — translation MCHNDLSPRNTVYRPRGGALRPVAFIDWDLAAPGARIHDVTHVCWQYLGLGPSITDVEEAARRMRLVADSYALADRQSLVSTVLWWQDRCRRASRPRPRPATPPWSGSAAPQR, via the coding sequence GTGTGCCACAACGACTTGTCGCCCAGGAACACCGTCTACCGGCCGCGTGGCGGCGCGCTTCGCCCGGTGGCGTTCATCGACTGGGACCTCGCGGCGCCTGGCGCGCGGATCCACGACGTCACTCACGTCTGCTGGCAGTACCTCGGCCTGGGCCCTTCGATCACCGACGTCGAGGAGGCGGCCCGCCGCATGAGGCTGGTCGCGGACAGCTACGCGCTGGCCGACCGGCAGAGCCTCGTGTCCACGGTGCTGTGGTGGCAGGACCGGTGCCGACGGGCATCGAGGCCCAGGCCGAGGCCGGCGACCCCGCCATGGTCCGGCTCCGCGGCACCGCAGCGGTGA
- a CDS encoding adenylate kinase, with the protein MERILVVGSTGAGKSTLARALGRRLDVPYHEMDALYFAGPDWAVNERLAEDVGEIAARPRWIIDSLGYPDVRDLLWDRADTVVWLDYGRHVIMPRVLRRSLRRTVTRESLFGGNRERWRDWLTRDHPAWWAWSRYPVRRREIGERVDDPRFAPLTVHRLRTPRTTAAWLAGLPSGG; encoded by the coding sequence ATGGAACGGATCTTGGTGGTGGGCAGCACGGGAGCGGGCAAGTCCACGCTGGCCCGCGCGCTGGGCCGCCGTCTCGACGTGCCGTACCACGAGATGGACGCCCTGTACTTTGCCGGGCCCGACTGGGCGGTCAACGAACGGCTCGCCGAGGACGTCGGCGAGATCGCCGCGCGACCCCGGTGGATCATCGACTCGCTCGGCTACCCGGACGTCCGCGACCTGCTCTGGGACCGCGCGGACACGGTGGTCTGGCTGGACTACGGGCGACACGTGATCATGCCCCGGGTGCTGCGGCGCTCGCTGCGGCGCACGGTCACCCGCGAGTCCCTCTTCGGCGGCAACCGCGAGCGGTGGCGCGACTGGCTCACCCGGGACCACCCCGCCTGGTGGGCCTGGTCCCGGTACCCGGTGCGGCGCCGCGAGATCGGGGAGCGGGTCGACGATCCCCGGTTCGCGCCGCTCACCGTGCACCGCCTTCGCACCCCCCGAACCACCGCCGCCTGGCTCGCGGGGCTGCCGTCCGGCGGCTGA
- a CDS encoding ABC transporter substrate-binding protein — protein sequence MFQPRTAVLTGSLAVVAALALSACGAAPDNASATTDGKSAATATSAADFGGMDALVKAAKKEGTLHAIALPRDWANYGALIDGFQKKYGIKIEVENPDGSSQDEINAVTSRKGQDRAPDVLDLGSSFALSAAQQGLLAPYQVAGYDDIPASQKDAKARWYNDYGGYVSIGCDAERVKNCPTTFADLLKPEYKRQVALNGNPTKSGSAFGGVYAAALANGGSFDDIQPGLDFFAKLKKNGNYTPVESTPATVEKGETPISIDWDYLNAGYADEFTSKGVDWKVAVPTDGQFSQYYSQAVNKDAPHPAAARLWQEYLYSAEGQNLWLAGYARPALMPAMEKAGTLDKTAAAKLPQVTGAPAFPTEAQQSRAKEVLAQGWAKAVSG from the coding sequence GTGTTCCAGCCGAGAACCGCCGTCCTGACCGGTTCCCTCGCCGTCGTCGCCGCGCTCGCCCTGAGCGCCTGCGGCGCCGCCCCCGACAACGCGTCGGCCACCACCGACGGCAAGAGCGCCGCGACCGCCACCTCCGCGGCCGACTTCGGGGGCATGGACGCCCTGGTGAAGGCGGCCAAGAAGGAAGGCACCCTGCACGCCATCGCGCTGCCCCGCGACTGGGCCAACTACGGCGCCCTGATCGACGGTTTCCAGAAGAAGTACGGCATCAAGATCGAGGTCGAGAACCCCGACGGTTCGAGCCAGGACGAGATCAACGCGGTCACCTCCCGCAAGGGCCAGGACCGCGCGCCCGACGTCCTCGACCTCGGCAGCTCCTTCGCGCTCAGCGCCGCCCAGCAGGGCCTGCTCGCGCCCTACCAGGTGGCCGGGTACGACGACATCCCGGCCTCCCAGAAGGACGCGAAGGCCCGCTGGTACAACGACTACGGCGGCTATGTCTCCATCGGCTGCGACGCCGAGCGCGTGAAGAACTGCCCGACGACGTTCGCCGATCTGCTCAAGCCCGAGTACAAGAGGCAGGTCGCCCTCAACGGCAACCCCACCAAGTCGGGTTCGGCGTTCGGCGGGGTCTACGCGGCGGCCCTCGCGAACGGCGGCTCCTTCGACGACATCCAGCCCGGCCTCGACTTCTTCGCCAAGCTGAAGAAGAACGGCAACTACACGCCCGTCGAGTCCACCCCGGCGACCGTCGAGAAGGGCGAGACGCCGATCAGCATCGACTGGGACTACCTGAACGCCGGGTACGCCGACGAGTTCACGTCCAAGGGCGTGGACTGGAAGGTCGCGGTCCCCACCGACGGCCAGTTCTCCCAGTACTACTCGCAGGCCGTCAACAAGGACGCCCCGCACCCCGCCGCCGCGCGGCTGTGGCAGGAGTACCTGTACAGCGCCGAGGGCCAGAACCTGTGGCTCGCGGGCTACGCGCGCCCGGCGCTGATGCCCGCCATGGAGAAGGCCGGCACCCTCGACAAGACGGCCGCCGCCAAGCTCCCGCAGGTGACCGGCGCCCCGGCCTTCCCGACCGAGGCCCAGCAGAGCAGGGCCAAGGAGGTCCTCGCGCAGGGCTGGGCGAAGGCCGTCTCCGGATGA
- a CDS encoding SDR family oxidoreductase: MTSHPRTDRRVAIVTGGSRGIGREVAQRLAADGLAVVVGYAGNEKAAQDAVRTIEEAGGTVFPARADVADETEVAALFDLAETTYGGIDVVVHAAGRMPLSPVVDLDLADLDAVYRTNIRGTFVVDQQAARRLRPGGTIVNFSTSILGLAFPGYGAYAASKGAVEALTLILARELRGRDVTVNAVAPGPTATDLFLDGKDEETVARLAAQPPLERLGTPRDIASVVAFLAGPDGRWVNGQVLRANGGIV; encoded by the coding sequence ATGACCTCTCACCCCAGGACGGACCGACGGGTCGCGATCGTCACCGGCGGCTCGCGCGGCATCGGACGCGAGGTCGCCCAGCGGCTCGCGGCGGACGGACTCGCGGTCGTCGTCGGCTACGCGGGCAACGAGAAGGCGGCCCAGGACGCCGTACGGACCATCGAGGAAGCGGGCGGCACGGTGTTCCCGGCCCGCGCGGACGTCGCCGACGAGACGGAGGTCGCTGCCCTCTTCGACCTCGCGGAGACCACGTACGGCGGGATCGACGTGGTCGTGCACGCGGCCGGCCGGATGCCCCTGTCCCCCGTGGTCGACCTGGACCTCGCCGACCTCGACGCGGTGTACCGCACCAACATCCGCGGCACGTTCGTCGTCGACCAGCAGGCCGCCCGCAGGCTGCGCCCCGGCGGCACGATCGTCAACTTCTCGACGTCGATTCTCGGCCTGGCCTTCCCCGGCTACGGCGCCTACGCGGCCAGCAAGGGCGCGGTCGAGGCGCTGACCCTGATCCTCGCCCGGGAACTGCGCGGCCGGGACGTGACGGTGAACGCGGTCGCCCCCGGCCCCACCGCCACCGACCTCTTCCTCGACGGCAAGGACGAGGAGACCGTCGCCCGCCTGGCGGCCCAGCCCCCGCTGGAACGCCTGGGCACACCGCGGGACATCGCGAGCGTCGTGGCCTTCCTGGCGGGCCCGGACGGACGGTGGGTGAACGGACAGGTGCTGCGGGCGAACGGCGGGATCGTGTGA
- a CDS encoding GH92 family glycosyl hydrolase, protein MRLNRPRTPGHFTRRLTTTVVATALLTTALATGSTAPAQAAPREVAEPTSYVDPLIGSSNGGNTFPGATLPFGMMAWSPTSTTGDQTSTGAANGYEYGATRMRGLSLTHVNGAGCNPGAAGDVPIMPFVGDVTSSPSADTRDAVYASNFSHADEKAVPGRYTVALASGAGADLAVSARAGVADFTFPADRPANLLFRVSNSLNGSEDAHIDIDAAHRKVTGWVLTGAFCGRRANGGVNNRKSYYKLYFSASFDRAFATTGTWRDGTLAPGATTASGGEGYATGADRAGRGSGGWVGFDTSADNDVRMRIGISYVSLAGAETNLREEIPGKASVGQVAAAGSRAWDRELRSVRVAGGTGDRRTAFYTALYHSFQQPNLISDTDGRYWGMDQAVHRVGRGQAGQYSNFSGWDQYRAHIQLLALLKPRVAGDFAQSLYNFARQNGGVWDRWVHVSGATHVMTGDPTAATLATFYAMGVRNFDYEGAFDSLVRQATEPHPDGLSDAGCPGQCVGQRPNLAQYLASHYAAQDVCHCWGGAAETLEDAVADAALGQWARLLGRDEEAEVFADRGTWWRNVFNPAATADGGYAQARRLDGSWVTPFSPSTDVGFAQGSSATYTWMVPQDVAGLAEAMGGRATAATRLDGFFHKADGSWSVRGGDALRYDPTNEPGIHAPWLYNALGRPWQTQATVRQIVDTVYGIGPSGLPGNDDLGTMSAWYVFACLGLYPKAPGSADLLLGAPVFTKAVLDRSGRGDIRIEAPAADATHAYVGSVRLDGRAHGRSWVGAGLTLKGGTLSYGLAEQPNTGWATDPAGLPK, encoded by the coding sequence ATGCGCCTCAACAGACCCAGGACGCCTGGGCACTTCACCAGACGCCTCACCACCACCGTCGTCGCGACGGCCCTGCTGACCACAGCGCTCGCGACCGGCTCCACCGCCCCGGCGCAGGCCGCGCCCCGGGAGGTGGCGGAGCCGACGTCGTACGTGGACCCGCTGATCGGTTCGTCGAACGGCGGCAACACCTTCCCCGGGGCGACGCTGCCGTTCGGCATGATGGCCTGGTCGCCCACCAGTACGACCGGCGACCAGACCAGCACGGGCGCGGCCAACGGCTACGAGTACGGCGCCACCCGGATGCGCGGCCTGAGCCTGACCCATGTCAACGGCGCGGGCTGCAACCCGGGGGCCGCGGGGGACGTGCCGATCATGCCGTTCGTCGGTGACGTCACGTCGTCGCCGTCCGCGGACACCAGGGACGCGGTGTACGCGTCGAACTTCTCGCACGCCGACGAGAAGGCGGTTCCCGGCAGGTACACCGTCGCCCTCGCCTCGGGTGCCGGTGCCGACCTCGCGGTGAGCGCGCGGGCGGGTGTCGCCGACTTCACGTTCCCGGCCGACCGGCCCGCGAATCTGCTGTTCCGGGTCTCCAACTCCCTCAACGGCAGCGAGGACGCGCACATCGACATCGACGCCGCGCACCGCAAGGTGACCGGCTGGGTGCTGACCGGCGCGTTCTGCGGGCGGCGCGCGAACGGCGGCGTCAACAACCGCAAGAGTTACTACAAGCTGTACTTCAGCGCTTCCTTCGACCGGGCGTTCGCGACCACGGGCACCTGGAGGGACGGCACGCTCGCGCCGGGCGCGACCACCGCGTCGGGCGGTGAGGGCTACGCGACGGGCGCCGACCGCGCGGGGCGTGGTTCCGGTGGCTGGGTCGGCTTCGACACCAGCGCTGACAACGATGTCCGGATGCGGATCGGCATCTCCTACGTGAGCCTCGCGGGTGCCGAGACGAACCTGCGCGAGGAGATCCCCGGGAAGGCGAGCGTCGGCCAGGTGGCCGCGGCCGGATCCCGGGCGTGGGACAGGGAGTTGCGGTCGGTGCGGGTCGCGGGCGGCACCGGAGACCGCCGGACGGCCTTCTACACGGCGCTGTACCACTCCTTCCAGCAGCCGAACCTGATCAGTGACACGGACGGCCGCTACTGGGGCATGGACCAGGCCGTGCACCGGGTGGGGCGCGGCCAGGCCGGGCAGTACAGCAACTTCTCCGGCTGGGACCAGTACCGGGCGCACATCCAGCTGCTCGCGCTCCTGAAGCCGCGGGTGGCGGGGGACTTCGCCCAGTCGCTGTACAACTTCGCCCGGCAGAACGGCGGGGTCTGGGACCGCTGGGTGCATGTCAGCGGCGCCACCCATGTGATGACCGGCGACCCGACGGCGGCGACGCTCGCCACCTTCTACGCGATGGGCGTGCGGAACTTCGACTACGAGGGCGCCTTCGACTCGCTGGTCAGGCAGGCCACCGAACCGCACCCCGACGGTCTGTCGGACGCGGGCTGCCCCGGCCAGTGCGTGGGCCAACGCCCGAACCTTGCGCAGTACTTGGCGTCTCACTACGCGGCGCAGGACGTGTGCCACTGCTGGGGCGGCGCCGCCGAGACGCTGGAGGACGCGGTGGCCGACGCCGCGCTCGGCCAGTGGGCGCGGCTGCTGGGCCGGGACGAGGAGGCGGAGGTCTTCGCGGACCGGGGGACCTGGTGGCGGAACGTGTTCAACCCGGCGGCGACCGCGGACGGCGGCTACGCGCAGGCCCGTCGGCTCGACGGCTCGTGGGTGACGCCGTTCTCGCCGAGCACGGACGTCGGGTTCGCGCAGGGCTCCAGCGCCACCTACACCTGGATGGTGCCGCAGGACGTGGCGGGGCTGGCCGAGGCGATGGGCGGCCGTGCGACGGCGGCGACACGCCTCGACGGCTTCTTCCACAAGGCGGACGGCTCCTGGTCGGTGCGCGGCGGCGACGCCCTGCGCTACGACCCGACCAACGAGCCGGGTATCCACGCCCCTTGGCTGTACAACGCGCTGGGCAGGCCGTGGCAGACGCAGGCGACGGTCCGTCAGATCGTGGACACCGTTTACGGGATTGGGCCTTCGGGGCTGCCGGGCAACGACGACCTCGGGACGATGTCGGCCTGGTACGTGTTCGCGTGCCTCGGGCTCTACCCGAAGGCGCCGGGCAGCGCCGATCTGCTGCTGGGGGCACCGGTGTTCACGAAGGCGGTCCTCGACCGGTCGGGCCGCGGTGACATCCGGATCGAGGCGCCCGCGGCCGACGCCACCCACGCGTACGTCGGCTCCGTCCGTCTCGACGGCCGGGCGCACGGGCGTTCCTGGGTGGGCGCGGGGCTGACCCTGAAGGGCGGCACCCTCTCCTACGGTCTGGCCGAGCAGCCGAACACCGGGTGGGCCACGGACCCGGCCGGTCTGCCGAAGTAG
- a CDS encoding TetR/AcrR family transcriptional regulator, translated as MDAREKILDAATTLLAGAPVADVSTRAVCEAAGVGAPMLYRLFGDKAGLLAAVVDRGFEEYLNSKRQARPSADPVADLRAGWDNHLRFALEHPHHYRLMYSPELTVPPAAVEEAHALLGAILERCAVAGRLTVPPALATQMIMSANVGAALSILTRPEQYPDPAFSERLRDAVLDAVTCPADPGKVPGAEPDHAVPVAAATLAARLRAERTPVFTTAESALLEQWLDKLGKSGRSAGGGGGEGETERARVVDET; from the coding sequence ATGGACGCGAGGGAGAAGATCCTGGACGCGGCGACCACCCTGCTGGCCGGCGCACCGGTCGCCGACGTCTCCACCCGTGCGGTGTGCGAGGCGGCCGGGGTGGGGGCGCCGATGCTCTACCGGCTGTTCGGCGACAAGGCGGGGCTGCTCGCGGCCGTCGTCGACCGGGGTTTCGAGGAGTACCTGAACTCCAAGAGGCAGGCGCGGCCCAGTGCCGACCCGGTCGCCGATCTCAGAGCCGGGTGGGACAACCACCTGCGGTTCGCGCTGGAGCACCCCCATCACTACCGGCTGATGTACTCGCCGGAGCTGACCGTGCCGCCCGCCGCCGTCGAGGAGGCGCACGCCCTGCTCGGCGCGATCCTGGAGCGCTGCGCGGTGGCGGGCCGGCTCACCGTGCCGCCCGCCCTCGCCACGCAGATGATCATGTCCGCCAATGTGGGCGCGGCCCTGTCGATACTGACCCGTCCCGAGCAGTACCCGGACCCCGCGTTCTCCGAGCGGCTGCGGGACGCCGTCCTCGACGCGGTCACCTGCCCGGCCGATCCCGGCAAGGTGCCCGGGGCCGAGCCGGATCACGCCGTCCCGGTCGCAGCCGCCACCCTGGCCGCCCGGCTGCGCGCCGAGCGCACCCCGGTCTTCACCACGGCCGAGTCGGCCCTCCTCGAACAGTGGCTCGACAAGCTGGGAAAGAGCGGAAGGAGCGCGGGAGGGGGAGGGGGAGAGGGAGAGACAGAGAGGGCGCGGGTAGTGGATGAGACCTGA
- a CDS encoding vWA domain-containing protein, with amino-acid sequence MREGEPGGGPYGAAAVLDLDKLLAARLYAARVRPYLATALFALRVVPSRQVPTMGVDRHWRCYVSPAFVDRTPVEDLAGVWVHEVSHLLRDHHGRSDRYARLHGLTGPAERLRMNIAADCEINDDVYGDGLVTPEGAVTPTTLALRPGELMEDYLRQFTLGARSQDLAWLDCGSGADGLDREWDLGADGARGLSEQERDAVRFRVAQGIKGRPGSASRGWRRWAEDAFHPPQRWRELLGAAIRSAVSGPGAGDDYTYGRPARRSAGLPGVVLPSLRRRPPRVAVVIDTSGSVSDAELGSALLEITAIAKAVGGRRDLVTVVPCDAAVRVVHALCRAEGVALLGGGGTDLRAGFAKALRLRPRPDAVVVLTDGQTAWPATRPPCRTVIGLFPRPSVGRAWHEHDPDYVPDRPPDWARLVEIGPDQGR; translated from the coding sequence GTGAGGGAGGGGGAGCCGGGCGGTGGCCCGTACGGCGCGGCGGCCGTGCTGGATCTCGACAAGCTCCTCGCCGCCCGGCTGTATGCCGCCCGGGTACGGCCCTACCTCGCGACCGCGCTGTTCGCGCTGCGTGTCGTCCCGTCGCGCCAGGTGCCGACCATGGGCGTCGACCGGCACTGGCGGTGCTACGTGTCACCCGCGTTCGTGGACCGCACCCCCGTTGAGGATCTGGCCGGCGTCTGGGTCCATGAGGTGTCCCACCTGCTGCGCGACCACCACGGCCGCAGCGACAGGTACGCCCGGCTGCACGGCCTGACCGGGCCCGCCGAACGGCTCCGCATGAACATCGCCGCCGACTGCGAGATCAACGACGACGTCTACGGCGACGGCCTCGTCACCCCGGAGGGAGCGGTGACACCGACGACTCTCGCCCTGCGGCCCGGTGAACTCATGGAGGACTATCTGCGCCAGTTCACGCTGGGCGCGCGGAGCCAGGACCTGGCCTGGCTCGACTGCGGCAGCGGCGCCGACGGACTCGACCGGGAGTGGGACCTCGGGGCCGACGGCGCCCGCGGGCTCAGCGAGCAGGAGCGGGACGCCGTCCGCTTCCGGGTCGCCCAGGGCATCAAGGGGAGGCCGGGAAGCGCGTCGCGGGGCTGGCGGCGGTGGGCCGAGGACGCGTTCCATCCGCCGCAGCGCTGGCGGGAGTTGCTCGGCGCGGCGATCAGGTCGGCCGTGTCGGGTCCTGGCGCGGGCGACGACTACACGTACGGCAGACCCGCCCGGCGCTCGGCCGGCCTGCCCGGCGTGGTCCTGCCGAGCCTGCGCCGCAGACCGCCCCGGGTGGCCGTCGTCATCGACACCTCGGGTTCGGTCAGCGACGCCGAACTGGGCAGCGCGCTGCTGGAGATCACCGCGATCGCCAAGGCGGTCGGCGGCCGCCGCGACCTGGTCACGGTCGTGCCGTGCGACGCGGCGGTCCGGGTCGTGCACGCGCTGTGCCGGGCGGAGGGCGTCGCGCTGCTCGGAGGCGGCGGTACGGACCTGCGCGCGGGGTTCGCCAAGGCGCTGCGCCTCAGGCCGCGGCCCGACGCCGTCGTCGTCCTGACCGACGGCCAGACCGCCTGGCCCGCGACCCGGCCGCCGTGCCGGACGGTGATCGGCCTCTTCCCGCGCCCGTCGGTGGGCCGGGCGTGGCACGAGCACGACCCCGACTACGTGCCGGACCGGCCACCGGACTGGGCGCGGCTCGTCGAGATCGGCCCGGACCAGGGCCGTTGA